From one Methylomonas paludis genomic stretch:
- a CDS encoding right-handed parallel beta-helix repeat-containing protein, with translation MKLLNKLHYFFLIIACLSVLSSGYAQDFYVSPEGNDQANGLFAKQYDQTNGPYQTLARAQSAVRALKTSAQFKEPVIIHIGTGIYSLDQPLVFDLRDSGVPGREIIWQADNGPVILTGGKPLSNCENTGQLWTCPVTDLNFDNIKRPADSRKKSYFSPFHLYINEHRYHLARWPDTGWAHIKQALTEKTKFSSFQALPVIAQQSQLLQIHIFASNDWLDQYLPVAEIDSVNNQITLQSETAYPILSGRRFYLQNIRSELNAEEEWFYDNSNNRVLFITAAGAKPERIIISALNNLISISQAGYISFRNLTLRYTTDAAISIKQAHHIKMDGLEINNVDASAIEAIDSNNISIINNHIHDIGEGGISMSGGERKTLKAANNIVHNNYIHDFANLILTYCPAVETRGVGSFITHNLIDHGSGGGVTIGGNDHLLEKNEISHVCEQAADCGAVYDGRNWTDRGNVIRYNSLHDIYGYAFQRINTAENTVEYAQKGAVGVYLDDGMSGVTVYGNIFNNAGSLAIQLGGGRDNIIQNNVFFSKECAICVDARWPEYVWSLNRNTLRDVPYLSKLWRNRYPALALPMHNDIWPEGNTIKSNIIISNKQDGPVVQYILPAESNDISNNIVWSTLGNFKVLYNILDRPNTLGDVNWQDWIKLGVEKNSVLADPCVSQISSTKVSFCSKAPLAKIGFQALPEDIGLIPQR, from the coding sequence ATGAAATTACTGAATAAATTACATTATTTCTTTCTGATTATAGCATGTTTAAGTGTCTTATCTAGTGGCTATGCTCAAGATTTTTATGTCTCACCTGAGGGTAATGACCAGGCAAACGGCTTATTTGCCAAACAATATGATCAAACTAATGGTCCTTATCAAACTCTGGCAAGAGCACAATCAGCAGTTAGAGCACTAAAAACCAGTGCCCAGTTTAAAGAGCCGGTGATTATTCATATTGGTACCGGTATTTATAGTTTGGATCAGCCATTAGTATTCGATTTAAGAGACTCTGGTGTGCCGGGCCGGGAAATTATTTGGCAGGCCGACAACGGACCGGTGATACTGACCGGTGGCAAACCACTATCTAATTGCGAAAACACCGGGCAATTGTGGACTTGTCCAGTCACCGATTTAAACTTTGATAATATCAAACGCCCGGCTGATTCCCGTAAAAAGAGCTATTTTAGTCCGTTTCATTTATATATTAATGAACATCGGTATCATTTGGCGCGCTGGCCAGATACCGGCTGGGCTCATATTAAGCAGGCGTTAACCGAAAAAACCAAATTCTCCAGTTTTCAGGCGCTTCCCGTCATAGCGCAGCAGTCGCAGCTACTGCAAATCCATATTTTCGCCAGTAACGATTGGCTGGATCAATATCTACCGGTAGCGGAAATCGATAGTGTAAATAATCAAATCACTCTACAATCTGAAACAGCTTATCCCATATTGAGCGGGCGCCGCTTTTATCTGCAGAACATTCGTTCCGAATTAAATGCTGAAGAGGAATGGTTTTATGATAACAGCAATAACAGGGTTTTATTTATCACTGCCGCTGGCGCAAAACCAGAAAGGATTATAATCTCGGCACTTAATAATTTGATAAGTATTTCCCAGGCAGGTTATATCAGTTTTCGTAATCTTACTTTACGTTATACCACCGATGCTGCTATCAGTATTAAACAGGCCCATCATATTAAAATGGATGGCTTGGAAATTAATAATGTGGATGCTTCTGCGATAGAAGCCATAGATAGCAACAATATTAGTATTATCAACAACCATATTCATGATATCGGTGAGGGTGGTATTTCTATGTCTGGTGGTGAGCGAAAAACGCTGAAAGCCGCTAATAATATAGTGCATAACAACTATATTCACGATTTTGCCAATTTAATTCTAACTTATTGTCCTGCGGTAGAAACCAGAGGTGTCGGTAGCTTCATCACCCATAATTTAATTGATCATGGTTCTGGCGGCGGTGTGACAATCGGCGGTAACGACCATCTCTTAGAAAAAAATGAAATCAGTCATGTTTGTGAGCAAGCGGCTGATTGCGGCGCGGTTTATGATGGACGGAATTGGACAGACCGTGGAAATGTAATTCGTTACAATAGTTTGCATGATATCTATGGTTACGCATTTCAACGAATCAATACTGCCGAGAATACTGTCGAATATGCCCAGAAAGGTGCAGTAGGGGTTTATCTGGATGACGGCATGAGTGGGGTTACTGTCTATGGTAATATTTTCAATAATGCCGGTTCACTGGCCATACAGTTGGGTGGTGGACGAGATAATATCATACAGAACAATGTGTTTTTCAGCAAAGAGTGTGCAATTTGCGTGGATGCCCGTTGGCCAGAATACGTGTGGTCGCTTAATCGCAACACCCTGCGCGATGTACCCTATTTGAGCAAACTTTGGCGGAACAGATACCCGGCATTGGCCTTGCCTATGCATAACGATATCTGGCCGGAAGGCAATACCATCAAAAGCAATATCATCATCTCCAATAAACAAGATGGCCCGGTTGTGCAATATATTCTGCCGGCAGAGTCCAACGATATTTCAAACAATATCGTCTGGAGTACTCTGGGTAATTTTAAGGTGCTCTACAATATACTGGATAGGCCAAATACATTAGGTGATGTGAATTGGCAAGATTGGATAAAGCTGGGGGTAGAGAAAAACAGTGTTTTGGCCGATCCTTGTGTAAGCCAGATTAGTTCAACTAAAGTCAGTTTTTGCAGTAAAGCACCATTGGCAAAAATCGGTTTTCAGGCCTTGCCGGAAGATATCGGCTTAATTCCCCAGCGGTAA
- a CDS encoding glycosyltransferase family 4 protein translates to MRIIFDAYELIQGQGKSLGIYNYAKNLLKALVEEIDDKTELLVICNSANQHDFSYQHPRVRTILVSATPPRKIARLIWFFGRAAIETRKLQADVYFSPKGFCPKLLKTLSPALKTVVIIHDLIPLWYAEHFPGYFGRLEEWFINNSIVSSTKYADRIIAISQATRDDIAARTGRTQGVAMIYNGISVPAPGPRPYPHPYIFAMSSTLPHKNAEGILAAYQAYRHQTDSPLPLFICGIETTAQDGVTSIKAAYASELHAYFAYAELFLFLSFTEGFGFPPLEALAHGTPVLCSDIPVLREISKGTANYVALDDSAAIGRKIVELLNQENSVELQNQRRAVLNEFTWAACAKGVLKSILN, encoded by the coding sequence ATGCGCATAATCTTCGACGCCTATGAACTGATTCAAGGGCAAGGCAAAAGCCTGGGCATTTATAACTACGCCAAAAATCTGCTTAAAGCGTTGGTCGAGGAGATTGATGATAAAACCGAATTATTGGTTATATGCAACAGTGCCAATCAACACGATTTTAGCTATCAGCATCCCCGAGTTCGCACCATATTGGTTTCCGCAACCCCGCCGAGAAAAATAGCCAGATTAATCTGGTTTTTTGGCAGAGCGGCCATTGAAACCCGAAAACTGCAGGCAGACGTGTATTTTTCGCCCAAAGGCTTTTGCCCGAAATTGCTTAAAACCCTGTCACCAGCCCTAAAAACAGTGGTGATTATTCACGACTTGATTCCACTATGGTATGCCGAACATTTCCCGGGATATTTTGGCCGACTGGAGGAATGGTTTATCAATAATTCCATCGTTTCCAGTACCAAGTATGCAGACCGAATTATTGCCATTTCCCAAGCAACTAGGGATGACATTGCTGCACGTACTGGCCGAACCCAAGGAGTGGCAATGATATATAACGGTATTTCGGTACCTGCACCAGGTCCCCGCCCTTACCCACATCCCTATATTTTTGCCATGAGCTCGACCTTGCCGCACAAGAATGCCGAAGGCATATTGGCGGCATATCAGGCTTATCGTCATCAGACAGATTCACCATTACCGCTGTTTATATGCGGCATCGAAACAACCGCGCAAGACGGAGTCACATCGATAAAAGCAGCTTATGCCAGCGAATTACATGCCTATTTTGCCTATGCTGAACTGTTTTTGTTTTTATCCTTCACTGAAGGCTTTGGTTTTCCGCCGCTTGAAGCATTGGCACATGGCACGCCGGTGTTATGCAGTGATATTCCGGTATTACGCGAAATTTCCAAAGGCACCGCTAATTATGTGGCTCTTGATGATAGCGCAGCAATAGGCCGCAAAATAGTTGAATTGCTGAACCAGGAAAACAGCGTGGAGTTACAAAACCAACGCCGGGCGGTATTAAATGAATTTACCTGGGCAGCTTGTGCAAAAGGTGTATTAAAATCCATACTTAACTGA
- a CDS encoding glycosyltransferase family 4 protein, translating into MPEIIIATIMRPYGETGVQTHINCFREFLDSQSIKNRLITSFSYYKWLVYPIFAVRKVLDKLSGPLSVWWYRYWHAYFLRLALQQQLPLVKQGIIYAQCPVSAAAALTARSSRNLPVILIVHFNISQADEWAGKGYLQTDGGLYRSIRKFEAEVLPKLDGLVFVSQFMHTELTKRIPAIAKVPYAIIPNFLPDPGLTANQLIDADLISIGSLENRKNQQYALEILAALHKQGLMLRLTIVGEGPDRTKLEQLCAVLQIQDYVVFRGFVKNAAALIDNHIACIHTATLENLPVSLLEALARGRPVFALPVGGISEILGEANSVGLALPTDDANAAALVIANAIKDKNWLHRTGITARQRFLDKYQSSVTAKHLLNFLSNPRHSIN; encoded by the coding sequence ATGCCGGAAATTATTATTGCTACGATTATGCGCCCATATGGAGAAACCGGCGTACAAACCCATATTAATTGTTTTCGTGAGTTTCTTGACAGTCAATCTATAAAAAACAGATTGATTACCTCATTTTCTTATTATAAATGGCTGGTTTATCCGATTTTTGCTGTCAGAAAAGTGCTGGATAAGCTATCCGGCCCCTTAAGTGTCTGGTGGTATCGATATTGGCATGCTTATTTTTTACGCCTGGCTTTGCAGCAGCAATTGCCACTGGTAAAACAGGGTATTATTTATGCCCAATGTCCGGTTTCGGCCGCTGCGGCTCTGACAGCCCGGTCATCCAGAAATCTGCCGGTTATTCTGATTGTGCACTTTAATATTTCCCAAGCAGACGAATGGGCCGGCAAAGGCTATTTGCAAACTGACGGCGGGTTATATAGATCTATCCGAAAATTTGAGGCCGAGGTATTACCAAAACTGGATGGTTTGGTGTTTGTCTCACAATTTATGCACACTGAATTAACTAAACGCATACCGGCTATTGCCAAGGTTCCTTACGCCATCATTCCCAATTTCTTACCCGATCCAGGTCTGACTGCCAACCAGCTTATCGACGCTGATTTGATCAGCATCGGCAGTTTGGAAAATCGAAAAAACCAGCAATACGCACTGGAAATATTAGCGGCATTGCATAAACAAGGTCTGATGTTGCGTTTAACCATCGTTGGCGAGGGTCCGGATCGAACCAAACTTGAACAATTGTGTGCGGTTTTGCAGATTCAGGATTATGTAGTTTTTCGCGGTTTTGTAAAAAATGCCGCCGCGCTGATTGATAACCATATAGCATGTATTCATACCGCGACGCTGGAAAATTTGCCGGTGAGCCTACTGGAAGCCCTGGCACGCGGTCGTCCGGTATTCGCACTTCCGGTAGGCGGTATTTCAGAAATTCTGGGTGAAGCCAATAGCGTAGGCCTGGCTTTGCCTACCGATGATGCTAATGCTGCCGCACTTGTGATTGCTAACGCCATTAAGGATAAAAATTGGCTGCACAGGACTGGGATAACGGCCCGGCAACGTTTTTTAGACAAATACCAAAGCTCGGTAACGGCTAAACATCTGCTGAATTTCTTAAGCAACCCCAGACACAGCATAAATTAA
- a CDS encoding glycosyltransferase family 4 protein codes for MTSDIKAVIVTNVPAPYRVPVWRRVAETDGIDLELVFCAQPHIDTSTDPTDYGFKLNFLAGRYYAMQRRFMHFDLHVWQLLSRLRPDVVITTGYIPTFLIAFLWTQRFGVPHIAMTDGTLQSEKILTWLHRLVRRVVLARSKAFVGACQGSRALFRYFGVADQHIHLACLATDNARFSTLPATDGADFIFCGRFVAHKQPLFVLHVAKGVALRLGRKIRVDFVGNGEMVAQIRKLGEELQEHVICRFHGYVSQDELPYRYADAKIFMFPTEWDPWGVVANEACAAGLPVLVSPYAGVASELVVDNFNGFVRELQVELWVDAAIKLLEDTDLYQRFSANSRLQVSQYNFDQSADGLIQAIQQAATESNP; via the coding sequence GTGACCTCAGACATCAAAGCGGTAATTGTCACCAATGTACCTGCCCCGTATCGGGTTCCAGTATGGCGGCGTGTCGCTGAAACTGATGGCATTGATCTTGAGTTGGTGTTTTGCGCACAACCGCATATTGATACATCAACCGACCCTACGGATTACGGTTTTAAGCTTAATTTTCTGGCTGGCCGATATTATGCTATGCAACGCCGTTTTATGCATTTTGATTTGCATGTTTGGCAATTATTAAGCCGGTTACGGCCAGATGTAGTAATTACCACCGGCTATATTCCCACTTTTTTAATCGCTTTTTTGTGGACGCAACGCTTTGGGGTGCCTCATATAGCTATGACCGATGGCACTTTGCAATCAGAAAAAATTCTGACTTGGCTGCATCGCTTGGTACGCCGCGTGGTTTTGGCCCGCAGCAAGGCTTTTGTAGGCGCTTGCCAAGGATCACGGGCTTTATTCAGATATTTTGGTGTTGCCGATCAGCATATCCATTTAGCCTGTCTGGCAACAGATAATGCCAGATTCAGCACACTACCGGCAACCGATGGTGCCGATTTTATTTTCTGTGGTCGTTTTGTTGCCCATAAACAGCCATTGTTTGTGTTACATGTGGCCAAGGGTGTGGCTTTACGACTAGGCAGAAAGATCAGAGTGGATTTTGTCGGCAATGGTGAAATGGTCGCACAAATCCGTAAGCTAGGCGAGGAATTACAAGAACATGTCATCTGCCGTTTTCATGGCTATGTCAGCCAGGATGAATTACCGTACCGCTATGCCGATGCCAAGATTTTTATGTTCCCTACTGAATGGGATCCTTGGGGCGTGGTTGCCAATGAAGCCTGTGCAGCAGGCTTACCTGTTTTGGTATCCCCCTATGCGGGAGTCGCTTCGGAATTGGTGGTCGATAATTTTAATGGCTTTGTGCGAGAGTTGCAGGTTGAACTATGGGTGGATGCCGCAATTAAATTACTTGAGGATACTGATCTATACCAACGATTTTCGGCAAATAGCCGTCTGCAAGTCAGCCAATATAATTTTGACCAATCGGCAGACGGCTTAATTCAGGCCATTCAACAAGCTGCTACAGAAAGCAATCCTTAG
- a CDS encoding NAD(P)/FAD-dependent oxidoreductase yields the protein MAENIYKILIVGGGAAGLELATYLGHKLGKAGLAEITLLDASSTHIWKPLLHEVASGTLAEAEEIEYLAQAHRNHFLFRLGRMEGLNRQEKEIYVSPTVNDQGVVLIPRRTFKYDVLVMATGSVSNTFGIKGVDQHCMFIDTTAQAFRFQKQLVETYYIKSYAGANSLKDKPLSIVIVGAGATGVELSAELHQVTRLLATYGLEDSDKVKITIIEAATQLLPALPPRLSLATQQQLVKLDISLKLGRRVIEVTENTVLTHDGEIFDADLKVWAAGIKAPDWMKNLDGLETNHINQLVVNQYLQTSDENVYAIGDCAACLWTGHKGNVPPRAQAAHQQAATVAKTILNRLKNKPPVTFVYQDYGSLVSLGKYSTVGSLMGSLMGTVSVGGFIAYMVYLSLYKMHQVAIHGYFRTAMLSLSNLFRRSTHAKIKMH from the coding sequence ATGGCAGAGAATATATATAAGATATTGATTGTTGGGGGCGGAGCTGCCGGTTTGGAATTGGCGACTTATTTGGGACATAAACTGGGTAAAGCCGGTTTGGCGGAAATTACCCTATTGGACGCTTCTTCCACGCATATCTGGAAACCGTTATTACACGAAGTCGCTTCCGGCACATTAGCTGAAGCTGAAGAAATTGAGTATCTTGCCCAGGCTCATCGCAACCACTTTTTGTTTCGGCTGGGCCGAATGGAAGGTTTGAATCGTCAGGAAAAAGAGATTTACGTTAGTCCTACCGTTAATGATCAAGGTGTGGTATTAATTCCACGGCGCACCTTTAAATATGATGTTTTGGTCATGGCCACCGGCAGTGTCAGCAATACCTTCGGTATCAAAGGGGTAGATCAGCACTGTATGTTCATCGACACCACTGCTCAGGCATTCCGGTTTCAAAAACAATTGGTGGAAACCTATTACATTAAATCCTATGCCGGTGCCAATAGTCTTAAAGATAAACCCTTGTCTATAGTGATCGTCGGTGCCGGTGCGACTGGAGTGGAGCTTTCCGCTGAACTACATCAGGTTACCCGCTTGCTTGCCACCTATGGTCTGGAAGATTCGGACAAGGTTAAAATCACTATTATTGAAGCCGCCACCCAATTACTACCGGCCTTACCACCGCGCTTATCGCTGGCGACCCAGCAACAACTGGTGAAACTGGATATCAGTTTGAAGTTGGGGCGCAGAGTGATCGAAGTCACCGAAAATACTGTCTTGACCCATGACGGTGAAATATTTGATGCCGACTTGAAAGTGTGGGCAGCCGGCATCAAAGCGCCGGACTGGATGAAAAATTTGGATGGTCTGGAAACGAACCATATCAACCAGTTAGTCGTTAACCAGTATCTGCAAACCAGTGATGAAAATGTCTATGCTATCGGAGACTGTGCCGCCTGCCTTTGGACCGGACATAAAGGTAATGTACCGCCCCGCGCCCAGGCCGCTCATCAGCAAGCCGCCACGGTAGCCAAAACTATACTCAACCGCCTGAAAAATAAACCGCCGGTGACTTTTGTTTACCAGGATTACGGCTCACTGGTTTCCTTGGGTAAATACAGCACGGTGGGTAGTTTGATGGGCAGTCTGATGGGTACCGTCAGCGTAGGTGGTTTCATTGCCTATATGGTGTATTTATCCCTATATAAAATGCATCAGGTTGCCATTCATGGCTATTTCCGTACCGCCATGTTGAGCTTATCAAACCTGTTTCGACGCAGTACTCATGCCAAAATTAAAATGCATTAA
- a CDS encoding YcxB family protein, translated as MLEIEYEFREQDLVHFNELRVAGDLELQKKIRQNRLFVPGIMFFVGLFYYIYYVDMLTTAYITVLAVAWAVSSPYIMKMDMRRQFFKHYTEAEKKALFGIHVLTIEPEFLQEKSPGGKHKTAWREMLRVERHKEYVFIYVDIDAAIVIPRETVKKGDLKAFAKQVEGMIERLG; from the coding sequence ATGTTAGAAATTGAATACGAATTCCGGGAACAAGATCTGGTTCATTTTAATGAGCTAAGAGTAGCCGGTGACCTGGAGTTGCAGAAAAAAATCCGTCAGAATCGCTTATTTGTGCCTGGCATCATGTTTTTTGTCGGCTTGTTTTATTATATTTACTATGTGGATATGCTGACCACAGCCTATATAACAGTGTTGGCCGTGGCTTGGGCAGTAAGTTCGCCGTACATCATGAAAATGGATATGCGTCGGCAGTTTTTCAAACATTACACCGAAGCAGAGAAAAAAGCCCTGTTCGGTATTCATGTGTTGACCATAGAGCCGGAGTTTCTCCAGGAAAAATCACCTGGCGGCAAACACAAAACGGCTTGGCGGGAAATGCTGCGGGTTGAACGGCATAAAGAATATGTTTTTATCTATGTCGATATTGATGCGGCTATCGTTATCCCACGCGAAACCGTCAAGAAAGGCGACCTAAAAGCCTTCGCCAAACAGGTGGAAGGCATGATAGAGCGCTTAGGCTAA
- the yjgA gene encoding ribosome biogenesis factor YjgA, translating to MNDEEYEIDDDELGEPYAIRPNKTRIKKEIASVFAMAEEICQLSAAQIAEFELPDSIEQALRDAGKMPSNSARKRLLKYITGQLRNLDTAAVEEKLARLKNRSAHAVREHHQAERWRDVLLADNGTEQLTQFISEYPLADSQYLRQLQRNAQKEIKEAKPPKSSRLLYRYLKELISGEEIQEEDESV from the coding sequence ATGAACGACGAAGAATATGAAATAGATGATGACGAATTAGGTGAACCTTATGCTATTCGTCCCAATAAAACCCGAATCAAGAAAGAAATTGCTTCAGTATTTGCGATGGCTGAAGAGATATGCCAATTATCAGCCGCCCAAATTGCCGAATTTGAATTACCGGACAGCATAGAACAGGCCTTGCGGGATGCCGGCAAAATGCCGTCTAATTCCGCCAGAAAGCGCTTGTTGAAATATATTACCGGACAGCTTAGAAACCTGGATACCGCAGCGGTAGAGGAAAAACTGGCACGCTTGAAAAACCGCAGCGCTCACGCGGTAAGGGAACATCATCAGGCTGAGCGTTGGCGTGATGTGTTATTGGCTGACAACGGCACGGAGCAACTCACTCAGTTCATCAGTGAATATCCATTGGCCGACAGTCAATATTTAAGGCAATTGCAACGTAACGCCCAAAAGGAAATCAAGGAAGCCAAACCACCCAAATCTTCCCGTTTGCTGTATCGATACCTGAAGGAATTAATCAGCGGCGAGGAGATTCAGGAAGAAGACGAATCTGTTTAA